The Candidatus Nitrospira nitrificans genomic sequence TCCTCCTCGACGGGTTACTCCCGTCGAACTACGTCGTGATCGGCTTGGGCCGAACCCCCATGAGCGATGAAGAGTTCCGAACCAGCGTCCGCGATGGCGTCGTCAAACATTCCCGCCAGGCCCTCATCGAAGATACGTGGAACGCCTTTTCCCAACACCTGTTTTACTTGGCGGGAGGGAACGACGACGCGCAGACCTATGCGCAACTAAAAGAACGGGCCGAGGAACTCGAGCGGAAGTTCCAACTGCCGGGAAATCGCATTTTCTATCTCAGCATCCCCCCCAGCTCCTTCACCGACGTCTGCGAAGGGCTGTCCCGTTCCGGACTGGCGGGAACTCCTGGGACTCGCGCGCCTTATACGCGTATCATCGTCGAAAAACCGGTTGGGCGCGATCTCACCTCGGCCCAGGCCATCAACGAGGTCACCGGTCGTGTCTTCGACGAATCGCAAATCTTCAGGATCGATCATTATCTCGGGAAAGAGACCGTTCAGAATCTCATGGTCGTGCGCTTCGCCAACAGCATTTTTGAGCCGATCTGGAATCATAAATATGTCGACCACGTCCAGATCACGGTCAGCGAAGCGGAAGGCGTCGGCACGCGAGCAACTTACTATGAAGAAGCCGGCGCACTTCGTGACATGATCCAGAACCATTTGCTTCAATTGCTCTGCCTGGTCGCCATGGAGCCGCCCTACTCGCTCGACCCGGACGTGGTGCGAAACGCCAAAATGGAAGTTCTTCGATGCTTGAGACCCATCACGGCAAAAGATGTGGAAAAGTTTACAGTCCGAGCCCAATACACGGAAGGGACAGCCCATGGCACGCCGGTTCCCGGCTATCGTCGAGAAAAAGGCGTGAAGCCCAACTCCACCACTGAGACGTATGTGGCAGTGAAATGTTTTGTCGAGAATTGGCGATGGTCCGGAGTTCCGTTCTATTTGCGCACGGGGAAAGCCTTGCCGCTGCGGGCCAGCGAAGTCGCCGTCCAATTCAAAGAGATTCCACAGATCCTCTTCAATGCCGGCGGGCAAAGTCCTCAAGCGCCGAACGTGTTGGCGTTAAAGATTCAACCGGAAGAGGGGCTTTCACTCCGCATCATCTCGCGGGTACCGGGGACCCGTGCCCAGACCCATCCGGTTGAAATGGACTTCCACTACGGGGAAGTGTTCGGTCGACCCTCTCCGGAGGCCTACGAACGTCTCTTGCTCGACGTCATGGCGGGCGATGCGTCCCGCTTCATGCGGCGCGATGCCGTGGAAGCATCCTGGGCCTGGATCACCCAGATTCTCGAAGCCTGGGACAAGTCGGGGCAACGGTGGCTCCCGGAATACCAAGCCGGCACATGGGGCCCGGTGGAAGCGGATCGGTTAATCCAAAACGACGGCCGCGCCTGGCGGGTATTAGATTGATTTGCGCGAAGACCGATCACCGATCAAACGTAACCTGTATTTGTTTCGCAATCTCCTCCCGCGTTCCCAGCCCTCCGATAAATTTCACAAATTCGCCATTGCGATACAATGCCAGCGCAGGGAGCGACGAAACTTCCAGTTCGGCGGGAATTTGAAAATTTTCGTCGACATTCATTGTCAGAATAAGTACCCGCCCGCACGATTCCTGCCGCAACTGTTCCAATTCGTTCATTAAAGCTCGACAATGGCCGCAGCCCGGCTTCCAGAATTCCACCAAGACAGGGACAGCGCTTGCCTCGATTACCCGGTCGAAGTCTCGATCAGTGACGGCTTGGAGCAAGGAACTCATGAGTGTCTGTCGCGTACCAACAGCGGTTTCAGGATGTGTGCAACTTGCTGGGCAAACACCCGATACCCGGCGGTGG encodes the following:
- the zwf gene encoding glucose-6-phosphate dehydrogenase, whose protein sequence is MAPTSPRIDIHPAQEPLAPVEPCTLIIFGGSGDLARRRLIPAVYNLLLDGLLPSNYVVIGLGRTPMSDEEFRTSVRDGVVKHSRQALIEDTWNAFSQHLFYLAGGNDDAQTYAQLKERAEELERKFQLPGNRIFYLSIPPSSFTDVCEGLSRSGLAGTPGTRAPYTRIIVEKPVGRDLTSAQAINEVTGRVFDESQIFRIDHYLGKETVQNLMVVRFANSIFEPIWNHKYVDHVQITVSEAEGVGTRATYYEEAGALRDMIQNHLLQLLCLVAMEPPYSLDPDVVRNAKMEVLRCLRPITAKDVEKFTVRAQYTEGTAHGTPVPGYRREKGVKPNSTTETYVAVKCFVENWRWSGVPFYLRTGKALPLRASEVAVQFKEIPQILFNAGGQSPQAPNVLALKIQPEEGLSLRIISRVPGTRAQTHPVEMDFHYGEVFGRPSPEAYERLLLDVMAGDASRFMRRDAVEASWAWITQILEAWDKSGQRWLPEYQAGTWGPVEADRLIQNDGRAWRVLD
- a CDS encoding thioredoxin family protein, which produces MSSLLQAVTDRDFDRVIEASAVPVLVEFWKPGCGHCRALMNELEQLRQESCGRVLILTMNVDENFQIPAELEVSSLPALALYRNGEFVKFIGGLGTREEIAKQIQVTFDR